From Apium graveolens cultivar Ventura chromosome 9, ASM990537v1, whole genome shotgun sequence, the proteins below share one genomic window:
- the LOC141685759 gene encoding uncharacterized protein LOC141685759, which translates to MDDDMSHQIIVCENAKHMWQTIELLMEGTKDIRENRLDILTTQYEAFKSLPGENITSVFKRLNKLINELSIYGKRYEQKEINRKFMLTLPTHLISKGDSVRDHLDFKTMSLDKLYGKMKTHEMELEHKKIIYGSGVVDVKNAELLKTTALVANKHKDLDITAEKPKTNDQMLCDAEVDDGNLSGDPRDYYTMEELQDMKDPTMANMAAMFGNLRFRRKQAFRGSGSSNRGQKSPSYSDSGYKTGMVDRKNVKCFNCGEMGHFATECRRSQQERLIKGKILEVRRSIQ; encoded by the coding sequence ATGGATGATGACATGAGCCATCAAATTATTGTGTGTGAAAATGCTAAGCATATGTGGCAAACCATAGAGTTGTTAATGGAAGGAACGAAAGACATCAGAGAAAACAGACTTGATATTCTGACTACCCAGTACGAGGCATTCAAATCTCTCCCAGGCGAAAACATAACTTCAGTCTTTAAAAGATTGAACAAGTTGATAAATGAACTGAGCATCTATGGGAAGAGATATGAACAGAAAGAGATAAACAGGAAGTTTATGTTGACATTGCCCACACATCTCATAAGTAAAGGAGATTCAGTTCGTGATCACTTGGACTTCAAGACTATGTCTCTGGACAAGTTATATGGGAAGATGAAGACTCATGAAATGGAATTGGAACATAAAAAGATTATATATGGAAGTGGTGTAGTGGACGTGAAGAATGCTGAGTTACTGAAGACAACTGCTCTTGTAGCCAATAAACACAAGGACTTGGACATAACTGCTGAAAAGCCAAAGACAAATGATCAAATGCTTTGTGATGCTGAAGTTGATGATGGAAATCTCTCTGGAGACCCAAGGGATTATTATACAATGGAAGAGTTGCAAGATATGAAGGATCCCACCATGGCCAACATGGCAGCTATGTTTGGAAACCTGAGATTCAGGAGGAAACAAGCCTTCAGGGGATCTGGTAGCAGCAACAGGGGTCAGAAATCTCCATCATACTCAGACTCAGGCTACAAGACAGGGATGGTGGATAGAAAGAATGTCAAGTGTTTCAACTGTGGAGAAATGGGACACTTTGCCACTGAATGTAGAAGGAGTCAACAGGAAAGGCTTATCAAAGGAAAGATTTTGGAGGTTCGAAGAAGTATCCAGTGA